A genome region from Oryzias melastigma strain HK-1 linkage group LG12, ASM292280v2, whole genome shotgun sequence includes the following:
- the LOC112163265 gene encoding cytochrome b-c1 complex subunit 9 has translation MALAKTVYNLLFRRTSTFAVTIMVGAVFFERVFDQGGDAVFEQMNRGKLWKHIKHNYENKDEE, from the exons ATGGCGCTGGCAAAGACAGTCTACAATCTCCTCTTCAGGAGGACGTCGACGTTCGCCGTGACCATCATGGTTGGAGCAGTGTTCTTTGAGCGAGTGTTTGACCAAGGTGGCGACGCGGTGTTTGAGCAGATGAACCGCGGG AAACTCTGGAAACACATTAAACACAACTACGAGAACAAAGATGAGGAATAG
- the gal3st1b gene encoding galactosylceramide sulfotransferase, translating into MFWMKCTVGIRGLISWIFLTNIMLILYCFIGSNQMNLSDSKEDTCPLSMEKSNSMGSPQPPKTECSPKTNIMFMKTHKTASSTILNILFRFGEKLKLKFAFPNGRNDFFYPSPFQASQVMNYRPGGCYNIVCNHMRFNQQEVAKLLPADAVYITILRDPVDLFESSFHYYHKAVPFTWSIDGENKLAEFLQNPQAFYSPEAFNSFYLKNILTFDFGFDNNLEADDPQVTEHIHYLSERFDLVLIVEYFEESLILLKDLLCWSTEDILYFKLNARRSSSVSKLDPELRAKALQWNGADWKLYQHFNASFWARVEAYGRERMNRDVQELRRRNEEMRARCVEGGAAVEAQNIHSRHLLPWQPIGEKSILGYNLRKDIEPNFRNICEKMLTPEIQYMSDLGVSLWVTKLWGWFIDIIS; encoded by the exons ATGTTTTGGATGAAATGCACCGTCGGGATACGAGGACTAATTTCTTGGATTTTCCTCACCAACATCATGCTGATTCTGTATTGCTTCATCGGCTCAAATCAAATGAATTTaag TGACTCCAAAGAGGACACCTGCCCTCTCAGCATGGAGAAATCCAATTCAATGGGGTCCCCCCAACCCCCCAAGACAGAGTGCTCCCCCAAAACGAACATCATGTTCATGAAAACTCATAAAACCGCCAGCAGCACCATCCTCAACATCCTCTTCAGGTTTGGGGAGAAACTCAAGCTGAAGTTTGCCTTTCCCAACGGACGGAATGACTTCTTCTACCCGTCACCTTTCCAGGCCTCCCAGGTGATGAACTACAGGCCGGGGGGGTGTTACAACATCGTCTGCAACCACATGCGCTTCAATCAGCAGGAAGTGGCCAAACTCCTGCCGGCGGATGCGGTGTACATCACCATACTGCGAGACCCGGTGGATCTCTTTGAGTCGTCCTTCCATTACTACCACAAAGCAGTTCCCTTCACGTGGTCCATCGACGGGGAGAACAAGCTggcagagtttctgcagaatccTCAGGCCTTCTACAGTCCTGAGGCTTTCAACTCCTTCTATCTGAAGAACATACTCACCTTCGACTTCGGCTTCGACAACAACCTCGAAGCGGACGACCCACAGGTCACGGAACACATTCACTACCTGTCTGAGCGGTTTGACCTCGTCCTCATAGTAGAATATTTCGAGGAATCTCTCATCCTGCTTAAGGATTTACTCTGCTGGAGCACGGAGGACATCTTGTACTTTAAACTCAACGCCCGGAGGAGCTCGTCGGTGTCCAAGCTGGACCCCGAGCTGAGAGCCAAAGCATTACAGTGGAACGGAGCAGACTGGAAACTTTATCAGCACTTCAACGCTTCCTTCTGGGCCAGAGTGGAGGCTTATGGGAGAGAGAGGATGAATCGGGACGTACAAGAGCTGAGGAGAAGAAACGAGGAGATGAGGGCCAGGTGTGTCGAGGGAGGGGCTGCGGTTGAAGCCCAGAACATTCACAGCAGACATCTGTTGCCGTGGCAGCCGATTGGAGAGAAATCCATCCTCGGATACAACTTAAGGAAAGATATTGAGCCTAATTTCAGGAATATATGTGAGAAAATGCTGACACCAGAAATACAATATATGTCAGATTTGGGAGTGAGCCTGTGGGTCACTAAACTGTGGGGTTGGTTTATAGACATCATTAGTTAA
- the zmat5 gene encoding zinc finger matrin-type protein 5 produces the protein MGKRYYCDYCDRSFQDNMHNRKKHLNGVQHHRAKKAWFDQFRDSAAILYDEQVKKPCRKFLLKGVCDFGVNCRFSHMSEEEQRMLKRQLEDEKQNKEDVADRMMAGRSVQEWLSKREKRKAALSSKGDLKTKEDHEEVEEDNEIPHQLLSIPDLPPSLLPPPPGGWRVFVNTEWG, from the exons ATGGGGAAGAGGTACTACTGTGACTACTGTGACCGGTCCTTTCAGGACAACATGCATAACAGGAAGAAACACCTTAATGGAGTTCAGCATCACAGAGCGAAAAAAGCCTGGTTTGACCAATTCAGAG ATTCTGCTGCTATTTTATATGACGAGCAGGTAAAAAAACCCTGCCGGAAGTTTCTCCTAAAAG GAGTTTGTGATTTTGGCGTAAACTGCAGGTTTTCCCACATGAGTGAAGAGGAGCAGCGGATGTTGAAAAGACAATTAGAAG atgaaaaacaaaacaaagaagatgTAGCTGACAGAATGATGGCTGGACGAAGTGTTCAGGAGTGGCTCTCGAAACGGGAGAAGAGGAAAGCCGCTCTCAGTAGCAAAGG AGACCTTAAAACTAAAGAGGACCACGAGGAGGTTGAAGAAGACAATGAGATCCCTCATCAGCTCCTCTCTATTCCTgacctccctccctcccttctgcctcctcctccaggaGGATGGAGAGTCTTTGTGAACACCGAGTGGGGTTAA
- the srsf9 gene encoding serine/arginine-rich splicing factor 9 translates to MSDGRIYIGNLPIDVQERDIEDLFFKYGKIREIELKNNRGTIPFAFIRFEDPRDADDAVYGRNGYVYGNSKLRVEYPRSTGGKPVPMGPGGAGPRGRFGPPTRRSEFRVIVTGLPPTGSWQDLKDHMREAGDVCFADVQRDGEGVVEFLRREDMEYALRRLDRTEFRSHQGETSYIRVFEDRGASNWARSRSRSRSRGRYSPPFYNRGSPPPRYQSPPRHAMRHSPPPRRHPPQHSPLPRHYR, encoded by the exons ATGTCTGATGGCCGCATCTATATTGGGAATCTTCCCATAGACGTCCAGGAGAGAGACATAGAAGATCTCTTCTTTAAATATGGAAAAATTCGTGAAATTGAACTGAAGAATAACAGAGGAACAATTCCTTTTGCCTTCATCCGATTTGAAGATCCACG GGATGCGGATGATGCTGTATATGGAAGGAATGGATATGTATATGGAAACTCCAAACTCCGTGTGGAGTATCCTCGGTCCACTGGTGGTAAACCTGTCCCAATGGGCCCAGGTGGAGCTGGACCAAGAGGAAGGTTTGGACCCCCCACTCGAAGATCTGAATTCCGGGTCATAGTGACTG GGTTGCCTCCAACTGGGAGCTGGCAGGATCTGAAAGATCACATGCGGGAAGCAGgagatgtttgttttgcagATGTCCAGCGAGACGGAGAAGGTGTAGTGGAATTTCTCCGTAGGGAGGACATGGAGTATGCTTTACGCAGACTGGACCGGACTGAGTTTCGTTCTCATCAg GGCGAAACCTCTTACATCCGCGTCTTTGAGGATCGAGGAGCCTCCAACTGGGCTCGGTCACGCTCTCGTTCCAGATCCAGAGGTCGCTACTCTCCTCCGTTCTACAACAGAGGCTCCCCTCCTCCTCGCTACCAGTCACCACCGCGCCATGCCATGAGGCACAGCCCACCCCCTAGGAGGCACCCCCCTCAGCACAGCCCCCTGCCACGCCATTACAGATAA
- the prodha gene encoding proline dehydrogenase 1, mitochondrial codes for MSYSTFVASLARANSRNLRNFAVPPARCRSTVASPKRQEEKEQMEECTVVEAQPLELISQTKNVPNTQEKSIHIDFDNTQEAYKSKRNIELLRSLLVFKLCTFDVLVERNKELMELSKKLLGQRMFEKLMKMTFYGQFVAGEDHNAIKPLIQKNQAFGVGAVLDYSVEEDLTQEEAEKKEMDSCVSEAEKESPGADHREKKYKAHRQFGDRRGGVISARTYFYADEAKCDKQMETFINCIKASSGASNDGFSAIKLTALGRPQFLLQFSEVLVKWRQFFNYLAAQQGKSDMCVLEQKLELEQLKDNLAQLGVGDKDDIENWFTGEKLGLSGTIDLLDWNSLINDTTKISNLLMIPNLETGHLEPLLNKFTTEEESQMKRMLQRVDVLAKHAVANGVRLMVDAEQTYFQPAISRLTLEMQRKFNREKPVIFNTYQCYLKEAYDNVTLDVELSRREGWYFGAKLVRGAYMYQERARAQEIGYEDPINPDYEATNRMYHKCLDYVLEEIEHSRKANVMVATHNEDTVKFTLEKMNEMGLSPTENKVYFGQLLGMCDQISFPLGQAGFPVYKYVPYGPVNEVIPYLSRRAQENRGFMKGSQRERSLLWKELKRRLLSGQVFYTPVY; via the exons ATGTCGTACTCCACGTTCGTCGCATCCCTCGCGCGGGCAAACTCAAGAAACTTGAGGAACTTCGCCGTTCCACCTGCAAGATGTCGGTCGACGGTCGCATCCCCGAAGCGACAGGAAGAGAAGGAGCAGATGGAGGAGTGCACCGTGGTGGAAGCTCAGCCATTAGAGTTGATCAGCCAGACGAAAAATGTGCCAAACACGCAGGAGAAGAGCATTCACATCGACTTTGATAACACACAGGAAGCCTACAAAAGCAAGAGGAACATCGAGCTGCTCCGGAGCCTGCTGGTCTTCAAGCTGTGCACGTTTGATGTTCTCGTTGAGAGAAACAAGGAG CTGATGGAGCTGAGCAAGAAGCTGCTGGGTCAGCGCATGTTCGAGAAGCTCATGAAGATGACCTTCTACGGGCAGTTTGTGGCCGGGGAGGACCACAACGCCATCAAACCCCTGATCCAGAAGAACCAGGCGTTTGGGGTGGGGGCCGTGCTGGACTACAGCGTGGAGGAGGACCTGACCCAGGAGGAGGCCGAGAAAAAGGAAATGGA TTCCTGtgtttctgaagcagaaaaagaaagccCAG GTGCTGATCATCGTGAGAAGAAGTACAAAGCTCACCGTCAGTTTGGAGACAGGCGAGGCGGCGTTATCAGCGCTCGAACCTACTTTTATGCAGATGAAGCAAAATGTGACAAGCAGATGGAGACCTTCATTAACTGCATTAAAGCTTCCA GTGGTGCCTCCAACGACGGGTTTTCTGCCATCAAGCTGACAGCTCTCGGGCGTCCACAATTCCTT ctccagttttCGGAGGTTTTGGTTAAATGGAGGCAATTCTTTAACTACCTCGCAGCACAGCAGGGAAAGTCGGACATGTGTGTATTGGAGCAAAAGCTGGAACTGGAGCAGCTGAAG gataATTTGGCTCAACTTGGTGTTGGAGACAAAGACGACATTGAAAACTGGTTTACGGGGGAGAAGCTGGGCCTGTCGGG AACTATCGATCTGCTGGACTGGAACAGTTTGATAAATGATACAACAAAAATCTCCAACCTTCTCATGATTCCAAATCTTGAG ACAGGCCACCTGGAACCTTTGCTGAACAAGTTCACAACCGAGGAGGAGAGTCAGATGAAGAGGATGCTGCAGAGAGTAGATGTTCTGGCCAAA CATGCTGTGGCGAACGGAGTGCGGCTAATGGTGGATGCCGAGCAGACGTACTTCCAGCCGGCCATCAGCCGACTGACGCTGGAGATGCAGCGGAAATTCAACCGAGAAAAGCCGGTGATTTTCAACACCTACCAGTGCTACTTAAAG GAAGCCTACGACAACGTGACTCTGGACGTGGAGCTTTCCCGGAGGGAAGGCTGGTATTTCGGTGCAAAACTGGTCCGTGGAGCTTACATGTACCAAGAGCGAGCCAGGGCGCAGGAAATTGGCTATGAAGATCCAATAAACCCCGACTATGAAGCCACTAACAGGATGTATCATAA GTGTTTGGATTACGTGCTGGAAGAGATCGAGCACAGCAGGAAGGCGAACGTCATGGTGGCGACGCACAATGAGGACACAGTGAAGTTCACTCTGGAAAA GATGAATGAAATGGGCCTCTCCCCCACCGAGAATAAAGTTTACTTTGGACAGCTGCTCGGGATGTGTGACCAGATCAGCTTCCCGCTAG GTCAGGCGGGTTTCCCTGTTTACAAATACGTTCCATACGGCCCCGTCAACGAGGTGATACCGTACCTGTCCCGCCGCGCTCAGGAGAACCGCGGCTTCATGAAGGGATCGCAGCGAGAGCGCAGCCTGCTCTGGAAGGAGCTGAAGCGCAGGCTGCTCTCCGGGCAGGTCTTCTACACGCCCGTTTACTGA